A genome region from Brassica oleracea var. oleracea cultivar TO1000 chromosome C2, BOL, whole genome shotgun sequence includes the following:
- the LOC106326410 gene encoding NAC domain-containing protein 89-like — MEEEAMGGFKDTAASVEAATVFPGFKFSPTDVELISYYLKRKMDGLERSVEVIPETDIYNFEPWDLPDKSIVKSDTEWFFFCARGKKYPHGSQNRRATKMGYWKATGKERDVKSSSQVIGTKRTLVFHIGRAPKGERTEWLMHEYCMEGVSMDDALVVCRLRRNKEFHTSTSQKAPEPDLPAEKHMIMQNGGGASSSSAHDWASMVDFYLAGESGEELLNEIAETSENLQVHTEEDFFADILKDEIINVDEAVTTGNIANEVPTLESASKAIRVLPLPSMIDKQMASLLEESPSQQKKGKGSSGTDQLSSCFVGIYSIKTVNRVRWDVIICLVAFIVMFFCLE; from the exons ATGGAGGAGGAGGCGATGGGAGGTTTTAAGGATACGGCGGCGTCAGTGGAAGCGGCCACGGTGTTTCCGGGGTTCAAGTTCTCGCCGACGGACGTGGAGCTGATCTCGTATTACCTGAAGCGGAAGATGGATGGTTTGGAGCGGTCCGTTGAGGTTATACCGGAAACTGATATTTACAACTTCGAGCCTTGGGATTTGCCCG ATAAGTCGATAGTTAAATCTGATACGGAATGGTTCTTCTTCTGTGCACGAGGCAAAAAGTATCCACATGGGTCACAGAACAGGAGAGCAACCAAGATGGGATACTGGAAAGCCACTGGGAAAGAACGTGACGTGAAGTCTTCTTCTCAAGTCATTGGAACAAAGAGGACGCTTGTCTTCCATATCGGCCGTGCACCAAAAGGCGAAAGAACCGAATGGCTTATGCACGAGTACTGCATGGAAGGAGTTTCTATG GATGATGCTTTGGTTGTTTGCCGGCTTAGAAGGAACAAAGAGTTTCATACTAGTACAAGTCAGAAGGCACCAGAGCCAGATTTACCAGCAGAGAAGCACATGATCATGCAAAATGGTGGTGGTGCTAGTTCTAGTAGCGCACATGATTGGGCTAGCATGGTTGATTTTTACCTTGCCGGGGAGTCAGGGGAGGAGCTTCTCAATGAGATAGCAGAAACATCAGAAAATCTACAG GTGCATACTGAGGAGGATTTCTTCGCGGATATCCTAAAGGACGAAATAATCAATGTGGATGAAGCAGTCACCACGGGGAACATAGCGAACGAAGTGCCTACACTTGAATCAGCATCAAAGGCTATAAGGGTACTTCCTTTACCAAGCATGATAGACAAACAGATGGCTTCGCTGTTAGAGGAAAGTCCATCACAGCAGAAGAAAGGTAAAGGGAGCAGTGGCACGGACCAACTGTCGAGTTGCTTCGTGGGGATATACTCGATCAAAACTGTAAACAGGGTGCGATGGGACGTTATTATATGTTTAGTGGCTTTCATTGTAATGTTCTTTTGTCTAGAGTAA